Proteins encoded by one window of Brienomyrus brachyistius isolate T26 chromosome 1, BBRACH_0.4, whole genome shotgun sequence:
- the LOC125743587 gene encoding interferon regulatory factor 4-like, producing MNLESDCSMTVSCGNGKLRQWLIDQVDSGKYPGLVWENDEKTIFRIPWKHAGKQDYNRDEDAALFKAWALFKGKFREGIDKPDPPTWKTRLRCALNKSNDFEELVERSQLDISDPYKVYKIIPEGAKKGSKLFVTEEPKTHMNPLMYPVHPSFPSLQTQVSNYMVSHERPWRDYVPEQATHPDLQYGQCPYPPRSLPWPGPPVENGYQITGSFYACSPTDSQPPAAFPLDPSMRSAEAMALTDCRLHISLFYRESLVKEVTTASPEGCRISSCPEDKLYGGMEQVVFPFPYPQSQRKGAERLPLALERGVLLWLAPDGLYAKRLCQSRIYWEGPLAPYSDRPNKLEKEQTCKLFDTQEFLAELQGYAHHGRPVPRFQVVLCFGDEYPDPQRQRKMITVQVEPMFAKHLLYFTQQTSNPYLRGYDLSDHGTSPTEDYQRVIHHSGLQE from the exons ATGAACTTAGAGAGTGACTGCAGCATGACAGTCAGTTGTGGCAATGGGAAGCTTAGACAATGGCTGATTGATCAGGTTGACAGCGGAAAGTACCCTGGATTGGTTTGGGAGAATGACGAGAAAACAATTTTCAGGATACCTTGGAAGCACGCGGGCAAACAGGACTATAACAGAGACGAGGATGCTGCACTATTTAAG GCCTGGGCACTCTTCAAGGGGAAATTTCGAGAGGGGATTGATAAGCCAGACCCCCCGACATGGAAAACCCGGCTCCGATGTGCTCTGAATAAAAGCAACGACTTTGAGGAGCTGGTAGAAAGGAGTCAGTTGGACATTTCAGACCCGTACAAGGTTTACAAAATAATCCCAGAAGGCGCAAAGAAAG GGTCCAAACTGTTTGTCACAGAGGAGCCCAAAACTCATATGAACCCCCTGATGTACCCAGTCCACCCCTCGTTCCCCTCACTTCAGACTCAG GTTTCGAACTACATGGTGTCTCATGAGCGTCCCTGGAGGGACTATGTTCCGGAGCAGGCTACACACCCAGATCTCCAGTACGGACAGTGCCCCTACCCACCGCGCAGCCTACCCTGGCCAGGACCGCCCGTCGAGAATG GGTACCAGATCACAGGCTCCTTCTATGCCTGCTCCCCGACTGACTCCCAGCCTCCCGCCGCGTTCCCATTGGACCCCAGTATGAGGTCTGCTGAAGCAATGGCCCTTACTG ACTGCCGCCTGCATATCTCCCTGTTCTACCGTGAGTCTCTGGTGAAGGAGGTGACCACCGCCAGCCCCGAAGGTTGTCGTATCTCATCCTGCCCTGAGGACAAGCTCTACGGGGGCATGGAGCAGGTGGTCTTCCCCTTCCCGTACCCTCAGTCACAGCGCAAGGGCGCAGAGCGGCTTCCTCTGGCACTGGAGCGCGGCGTGCTGCTGTGGTTGGCGCCCGACGGCCTTTACGCCAAGCGCCTCTGCCAGAGTCGCATCTACTGGGAGGGGCCGCTGGCCCCCTACAGCGACAGACCCAACAAGCTGGAGAAGGAGCAGACCTGCAAGCTCTTTGACACCCAGGAGTTCCTGGCAG AACTACAGGGCTATGCCCATCACGGACGACCAGTGCCAAGGTTCCAAGTAGTGCTATGCTTCGGGGACGAGTACCCAGACCCCCAGAGGCAGAGGAAGATGATCACGGTTCAG GTGGAGCCCATGTTTGCCAAGCACTTGCTCTACTTCACACAGCAGACCAGCAACCCCTACCTGCGAGGGTACGACCTCTCTGACCACGGTACCTCCCCCACCGAGGACTACCAGAGGGTCATCCACCACAGTGGCCTGCAGGAATGA